One stretch of Micromonospora echinospora DNA includes these proteins:
- a CDS encoding TetR/AcrR family transcriptional regulator encodes MPDTERRLIRDRARTRRAVLDAAERVITRHGANVSLAAIAQEAGVTKSGLMHHFPSRVDLLAALVEHVISRFWEEVNAHVDPADDRPGAFTRGYVRALTGNSAYLAELGSATGLLAQLGVDSMEHVLAVDPEDPARWNRAFEADGLPPGRVWAVRYAAEGLAIGIGTAYVTDEQVRLAREELLALTEKAPE; translated from the coding sequence CGTGCCCGTACCCGGCGAGCGGTGCTGGACGCCGCCGAGCGGGTCATCACCCGCCACGGCGCCAACGTCAGCCTGGCCGCCATCGCCCAGGAGGCAGGTGTCACCAAGAGCGGGCTGATGCACCACTTCCCCTCCCGGGTGGACCTGCTCGCCGCCCTGGTCGAGCATGTGATCAGCCGCTTCTGGGAAGAGGTGAACGCTCACGTCGACCCCGCTGACGACCGGCCCGGCGCCTTCACGCGCGGTTACGTGCGCGCCCTCACCGGAAACAGTGCGTACCTGGCGGAGCTGGGCAGCGCCACCGGCCTGCTCGCGCAACTCGGGGTCGACAGCATGGAGCACGTGCTCGCCGTGGATCCGGAGGACCCGGCACGCTGGAACCGCGCCTTCGAGGCCGACGGCCTGCCGCCGGGCCGCGTCTGGGCCGTCCGGTACGCCGCCGAAGGGCTGGCCATCGGCATCGGCACCGCCTACGTCACCGACGAGCAGGTCCGGCTGGCCCGTGAGGAACTGCTCGCCCTCACCGAGAAGGCCCCGGAATGA